CTATGCGATAAGTGACCATTATGAAAAGAAAATAAACAAAGAGCTTGAAGCGTACCAAAGACTTGGGATACATAGTGATTATGTTAATAGCATTCCTTTTCCAATTGATATAAAAGGCTCCATTGTTATGAAATCTCAGGGGCAATATCATCCTTTGAAATTTTTAAAGGTCTTAGTTGATGAAATTGTGAAATCAGGTGGAGAAATTTACGAACAAACAACTGCCATTAATATTGATGAAACAACCCCTAAGCCAACCATCATTACAAGAGAAAACCGCCGTGTTGCCTGTAAATATGCTATTGCCTGCTCACACTTTCCATTTTTCGATGGAAAAGGGTTTTACTTTTCACGCCTGCATGCAGAGCGTTCTTACATCCTTGGAGTTCGTGCGAAAATGGATTTCCCTGGTGGCATGTACTACAGCGCCGATTCTCCAACAAGATCATTGCGCTACACACCGATGAATGGAGAAAAACTTATATTAGTTAGTGGGGATGGTCATAAAACTGGGCAAGGCATGTCCACCTACAAGCACTATAAAGCGCTTGAGGAATTTGGGGAAGAAGTACTCGGAATTGAAGAGATTAAATATCGCTGGTCCGCCCAAGATTTATATACTTTAGATAAAGTTCCTTATGTTGGTTCAATTACATCCAGCAAACCCAATATTTTAGTGGCAACTGGCTATCGAAAATGGGGAATGACAAACGGAATTGCCGCATCAAAAATTCTTACGGACCTTGTTTTAGAAAAAGAAAATCCGTATCAAGATTTATATAGTCCATCTCGTTTTTATGCTGATCCTAGTATTAAAAAGTTTCTTAAGCAAAACCTTGATGTTGCAGGTCATTTAATCGAAGGAAAAATCGATATTGCCGACAAAAGCATTCAAGATATCGGAAACGATGAAGGCTCTGTTGTTGTTGTGAATGGCAAACGAGCTGGCTGCTATAAAGATAACGAAGGAAATGTGAATCTTGTTGATACAACCTGTACGCACATGGGCTGTGAAGTAGAATGGAACAGCGGTGACCGTACTTGGGACTGCCCTTGTCATGGTTCGAGATTTTCGGTTACTGGTGATGTTGTTGAGGGACCAGCGAAGAAGCCGCTGAAGAAGGTTGATATGTAGAGGGTTTTAAAAAATAACGTTGAAAAGGGCTGCTGTGGGGGCAGCCCTTTTTTTATGTGTTTGTCATTTTGGTTAATCAGCCAGAGGTTTTCCTGCAACAATTAATTGATAAACTTGCAAAAAATCAGGTGATGGTTGCAAGTTTGTTGGCTTGAGTTGCAAAGATATTTAAGATCTTGCAAAATTGGCTAACTTTAAGTGATGTTTGAATTTGACTGCTTTGGATATAGACATAACGATGAAAGACAGTTCTCCAGGTGGAACCGGTCGCTTTTGTCGTTCATTCACCTTATGAACGACATTACCCCGGACGAACCACCAGCTTTTGTCGTTCATTCACCTTATGAACGACATTCCTCTATTTAACGCAGCAACTTTTGTCCTTCATTACATCCAGAATCAGTCAAACCCGCTTATCCCCCTTCATCACTCTACCCAGTTCTACTTTCTTTTTCTTCATAATTCTTACAACAGAATCCTTTGCACTTAGCTTGCGATAGGTGATGTTTGAGATGTCTAGTCCATGTCCCAGTGTTGCATAAACATGACCTTGTTTTGGATCGATTAGTTGATTTCCTTCAAAGTAAACTCGTGGCGTTTTCCACAGAGCTACTAAAGCTTTTCCAATGGGCATTTCGTGATAACGGTCAGGCCACATGGTTTTGATATGCTCCTTCACTAATGGATAATATTTAGAGCTCATGCCTGGAAAAAGATGATGCTCTGTATGGTAAGAAAAGTTAAAATGTAGCACATCGACCCATTTAGGGACAGTTACTGTTAAGCTATTTGCTAATGGATCGTTTACTTCTGTTATTGGATTTAAACGGTGATTTGTTGAGATATAGCCCATTACAATGGCATTTGCAATTAGTAACGGCAACAAAAAAGCAAAAAACCACTTAACTGGTCCCATAATAAAAAGTAATGAAAACCAGAAAACCCATGGCAAAATAAGCTGCATCCATACAGAGCGCTTTTGCTTTGGTTTAAATTCCTTTATGTAGGCAACAAACATTTTTGCAGAATGAAGGGAAAACATAACCGTTAAAGATGCAAAACTGGCAAAAGCCCGTACACCATGCGGCAGACGGTATATCCAACGTAAAAGTTTTGTTTTTGATAAACGCTCTAGTGTTGGCCAAGAATCAGGATCATGTTCTTCATGTTGAGTATGAACATGGTGTGTTAGATTATGCCACTTTCTCCACAGTTTTGGTCCAGTACTTAGCGGCCAAAAGGCAATCGCTCCCAGTAAGTCACGAAGCCAAGGCTTTCTTACTACAGTTCCATGGAGAATTTCATGTCCAAGAAAACCCATTGCTGCAAAGCTTGTTCCAAGCACAATGGCAATTCCCAAATAGAGAAACGGATGTAATTGAAATAAGCCAATTGTGAGAAAGCCGCTATAACAATTAATAAATATGCTAGACCTCCCCAAAGGCGTCCTGGCACAGGCTTAAAGGCCTTTTTCGGTAATTTTGGTGCAATACGTGCTGCATACCATGCAAAAGAATGTAGCTTATCCATTTTCCTACTCCTTCCTAAATCAGTCATATCTACTAATAGTTTGTACAATTTTTTGATGATTTAGGAGTGAAATTTGGAAATTTTCTCTATATGAATGTGTATATTTTTAACAATTAAAAAATACCCTTCATTCAACATGTTAATTTTCATAATGGTTAAGATAAACATAACAATATGATGAAGGAGATGATTTGAATGGATCAAAGAAATAATGAAAGAAACAATGAAAATTCATACAAGGGAAAAGTATACAAAAGAAAATCAGAAGCTTTTTCAGAGTATAATATTAACCTTCCTGAACAACCCCTTCCTCAACCTAAGGATTATGAAGAAATTGAATATTAAAAACTAACAAGGCTGAATGCATAACGTTCTCCTTTATGCATTCAGCCTTGTTTTAGATTAGAGATAACTCCATATTTAATTTTGCTGGAAGTTCATGAGATAAGACTGCGTCTAATGCTTCATCATTTTCACAAATAATTTCTAATGAGTGTTCATTTTCTTGAGGAAGCATGCTTTCATGAAATTTTCCATTTATCCATGTTTCAACAGCATCTGCCGAAGTAAACACAATTGATGTAAGGTCGGCATCTTCAACAGATCGTTTTATGATTGAATCGTATCTTCGATCAATATAGGATTGATAAACACATAGATAGTCATATTCTTTATAAGTAGAATCTAAATTCAGCTTTCTCTTAGCAGTTATTTCAGGGCCAACAATAAGGAGATTTTCTTGATCAGCCATCTCCAAGCTAGGGTACAATCCCAATAATTCTAACTCTTTTAAAGCTGTTTCATTTTGACAACAAAGCTCTGCTGAAATCTGGCGGATATCAACTCTATGCCTTTTCAACTGATTGAAAAAGGCAGTAACCGCTTGGGAAGATAAAATAGTATCGCCTTATATGAGGATAGTTTCTCCAATAATTCAATCTCTACTTCGGTCTCCGTTACCGTCCATTTAGGACATTCAATCACATCTGCACCCTGATTTCTTAAGTGCTGTGCATTGCTTTTTTCTTCGGCACTTCCTCGAACATATAAAATTTGTTGACCAAATAAAGGCTGATTTTCAAACCATTTAACTTTGTCTCTTGTTTCTACAATATCGCCAACTAATGTAATGGCTGGGTTTTGAATTTTTTCTTCTCTAACTTTTTCAACAATTGTAGAAAGAGTGCCTACTACACTTTGCTGTCTGCTCCATGTTCCCCACCTAATAATGATAACTGGTGTATCAGGTGATTTGCCGTGAAGCACAAGGTTTTCACAAATATGCTCCAGGTTTGAAATGCCCATATAAAAGGCAATTGTTTGAACACCTCTTGCTAAACCTTCCCAGTCAATATTTGGTTTACCTTCATTTGATTTATCATGGGCAGTAACGACAGCGAATGAACCTGCATAATCTCGATGTGTTACCGGAATACCAGCATATAGAGGAGCGGCAATACCAGATGTAATGCCGGGGACGATTTCATATGGCACATTTTGCTCTGCCAAAACCTCGGCCTCCTCACCTACTCTGCCAAAAACACTTGGGTCTCCACCTTTTAATCTAACAACAGTAAGGCCAGCTAAAGCTTTCTCTACTAAAGTTGCATTAATTTCATGCTGTCTCATAAAATGACGAGTTGGCAGTTTCCCACAATAGAGTAGTTCACAGGTAGGTGGTGCATATTCAAGTAGCCTTGGGTTTACAAGTCGATCATAAAGAATAACATCTGCCTTCTTGATTGCTTTCATTCCTTTTACAGTAATTAATTCCTGATCTCCAGGACCCGCTCCGACTAGATACACCTTTCCAATGCTCATTCCCATCGTTACTCCCCCTACCTTTTTTATGATGTTAAAGTAAGGGTTCTATCACATTAACCTTACTTGTTTCACGAAACTCCATTGTTAATTTATCCAACTACTATACTTTAGATTTTCACAATAAGCTAGAGCGTCTTTATTAAACTAACAGAAAAACCTCTCCATCAACAATGATTGTTTCATAAGTTTTCACACAACCAAAATCTGGTTCTTGTACAACACCATCTTCAAGACAAATTTTCCAATCATGCATTGGACAAAATACGTGTTCTCCACTGACAATTCCTTCACTTAACACGCCGCCTTTGTGTGGGCATTTATTTTCTATAGCCTTTATTTTTCCATTTGATAGCTTAAAAACAGCAACCTCTTTATCTTCCTCCAATTTGACCGTTTTACCAACTCGCTCTGGTAGTTCCAGAAACGCTCCTACATACACCTTCGTTTTGGTTAGTTCTTTCATGTCCAAGCCCTCCATGACAAAATATTCTGTATTTTCACCTTATAAAGAGACTGTTTCAAATAACTCTTTCTTTGTTTTCTGGTCTTCAATAATTTCTTTCCAAGGATCTTTATAAACAGATAAAGTTTCATCCATGTGAGCATTTAATTCAGCACGTTTATTTTTATCATCTAAAACAGATTGGACATGTTCTAAGCCAACACGTTCGATCCAAGCAGAAGTACGTTCTAAATAGTTTGCAGTTTCACGGTAATATTGTAGATAAGCACCTGTAATCTCCATTGCTTCATCATCTGTTTTTACTTTATAAAGTAAATCTCCACCACGTACATGGGTACCACCATTACCACCAACATAAATTTCCCAGCCGCCGTCAATTCCGATAAAGCCGATATCTTTAAAGCCTGACTCTGCACAGCTTCTTGGGCAAGCAGACACAGCCATTTTTACTTTATGAGGAGTTTGCAAGCCTTCAAACTTCTTTTCTAAACGAATGCCTAAGCTCATAGAGTCTTGTGTGCCAAAGCGGCAGAATGTTTCTCCAACACATGTCTTTACAGTACGTAGTGATTTTCCGTAAGCATAACCTGAATTCATATCAAGATCTTGCCATACTTTTGGTAGATCATCCTTTTTCACTCCAAATAAGTCAATACGTTGGCCACCTGTTACTTTTACTAATGGAATCTCATATTTTTCAACAACATCGGCAATCCGACGTAATTCACTTGCATTTGTGACACCTCCGTACATTCTAGGAACAACAGAGTAAGTGCCGTCTTTTTGAATATTTGCATGCATCCGTTCATTAACAAAGCGTGATTCTCTTTCATCCGCATAGCCGGTCGGGTTAACCATTGCTAAATAGTAGTTAAGAGCCGGGCGGCATTTTGAACAGCCTTCAGATTCCCATTCAAGGACATTCATTACTTCTTTAATATGTGTTAAGCCTTTTGCCTTAATTTCTTCTACTACTTCATCTCTTGATAATGTTGTACAACCACAGATTGCTTCTTTTTGGGCAGCTGCATCAAAGTCAGAGCCAAGTGTATATTGTAAAACATCCGCAACCAATGGTTTACATCCTCCACATGAACGAGATGCACTCGTACAGCCTTTAATCGCATCAACGGATGTACAACCTTTTTCCTTGATTGCTTGAACAATCGCACCCTTTGAAACTCCATTACAACCACAAATGATTTCATCATCCGGCATAGAAGCAACTAAGCTTTCTCCAGCTTCTTCACCAATTGGTTGTAAAATGCTGATTTTTTCCGTGTCGGAAATGTCCGCTCCTTTTTTAATCATCGAGAACAGGCGACTGCCTTCTTTACTATCTCCAAATAAAACAGCACCAACGATTTTATTGCCTCTTAATACGATTTTTTTGTAGATTCCATCTTGTTCATCAAATACTTTTAGTGACTTTTTATCATCACCTTCCATAAAGTCGCCAGCCGAGAACACTTCCACTCCGGAAACCTTTAGCTGTGTTGATAGGACAGATCCTTTATATCCATCTGTTTGTTCACCACAAATATGTTTTGCCAGCACTTTTCCTTGTTCATATAGAGGGGCGACAAGACCGTATGGAATTCCATTATGTTCAGCACATTCACCAACGGCGTATACGTTAGGAAGATTGGTTTGTAAAAAGTCATTTACAACGATTCCTCGATTGACTTCAAGTCCACTTTCACCAGCGAGGGCAATATTTGGTTTAATGCCAACAGCCATAACAACTAAATCTGCTTCTAATTCACTTCCATCTTTAAACCTTAAGCCTTCTACTCGTTCATCTCCGTAGATTTCAGCTGTTGATGCTTCTAGTAAAAATTTCATTCCTTGCTTTTCTAATTCTTGCTGAAGCATCTTACCGGCTGTATGATCTAGTTGGCGCTCCATTAATGTTGGAGAAATATGAATGACAGTTACATCCATTCCAAGATTTAATAAACCACGAGCTGCTTCTAAACCTAATAATCCTCCACCGATAACGGCTGCTTTTTTGTATTTTTCAGATGCTTCAAGCATAATGTCTGTATCTTTAATATCACGGAAGGCGGTCACACCTTCTTTGTCCGCTCCAGGTAGAGGTAGAATAAACGGAACAGAGCCTGTTGCTATAATTAGTTCGTCGTATGGGACAACTTTTTCTTTATCTGAGTAGACGACTTTCATCTCTGAGTCAATTTTTGTTACAGTTTCACCTGTATAAAGAGTGATATTGTTTTCTTCATACCATTCCAAGTCATTTAGCGTGATATCTTTTACTTCTGTATCTCCTTGTAAAACCTTTGATAATAGAATTCTATTATAGTTTGGGTGTGGTTCTGTTCCAAAAATCGTGATGTCAAATGAATCTTGGGATAATTTTAGAATTTCCTCGATTGCTCTTACTCCGGCCATTCCATTTCCTATTAGTACAAGCTTCTTTTTGTTCACTCGATTTTCCTCCCCTTGGAAAGTTTCCTCAACTATATCACGGCAAAATGATATATTTAACATACATGTTAGGTTTTCTAACGTGGTTTTGTCATTATTGGATTTTGATAGCCTTATTACACAGAGGTTTAATTATATAGTTAAAAAAAGAAATCGACTGCAATCAGTCGATTTCCCATTTATCTATTAAACTGGCTTAATATTAACTGCACTAACTTTGAACCCAGGCATTTTACAGGTTGGATCAAGGTCTTCGCCGACTAGCATGTTGACGTTTTGGTCTTCTGCCCAGTGAAAAGGGACAAATACGGTGTCTGGACGGATGGTATCAGAGATTTTACTTCTGACTTTAATAGTCCCCCTTCTAGATGTGACGGAAACAAGGGTGTTTTGTTCAATATTGTATTTCTTCGCTGTTTCAGGATGGATTTCCAAGTATGATTCAAAGTTTCTTGCTGCGAGTGCAGCACTTTTCCTCGTTTGGACTCCTGTTAAATAGTGTGACATGATGCGACCAGTTGTTAAATAGAGCGGATATTCCTCACTAGGCTTTTCTTTTGGTAATTCAGAAGTATTAGACACAGGAACCATTCTTGCTTTACCATCCTCATGTGCAAATGTTTCCTCAAATAGTCTGTCGGTTCCGCTGTGACCTAAATCCGGACATGGCCAGAGGATGCCTTGTTCTTTCCGGATTCTATCATACGTAATCCCGTAATAGTCTGCTGCTCCTCCTCGGCTTGCTTCTCTTAATTCATTAAAGATATCCTCTGCTTTTTGAAACGGAAAATATTTCTCTTTTCCTAGCACCTTTGCAATCTCGCAGATAATTTCCCAATCATTCTTTGCCTCTCCTGGACATGGACGACTTGCTTCTCTTAACGTTACACGTCCTTCAAGGTTTGTCATCGTGCCCTCGTCTTCTAGATAGGATGAGGCTGGGAGTATTAAATCCGCAAGTTGGGCAGTTTCTGATATAAACATATCAACAGCTACTAAAAACTTTAACTTCTTTAGTGCTGCTTTAACAAAGTTGGCGTTTGGGTTAGACACAACAGGGTTTGAACAAACGAGCAGCATGCCTGTTATGTCACCATCATTGATTTTTTGGAACATTTCATATGCTGATACTCCCTTGCCAGGCAGCTCATCCTTATCGATTCCCCATACTTTGGCTACGTGTTCTCTGTGCTCTTCATTTTCAATTAAACGATACCCAGGAAGCTGATCTGCTTTTTGTCCATGTTCACGGGCACCCTGTCCATTTCCCTGCCCCGTAATCGCTCCATAACCGGAGTATGCTTTTCCGATTTTTCCTGTTGCAAGTAAAAAATTCAGTATATTGCGGACCGCTGCTGTGCCATCGATTTGCTGTTCAACTCCTCTAGCTGTAAAAAGCATCCCAGAATCTTCTTCAGCAAATTTAATTGCCGCTGTTTTCATTTGATCGACCGGAACTCCTGTCATCTCAGTAATTTCGTCTAGAGATAACGAGTTCACATAGCTTCGCACTTCCTCAAAACCTGTAGCTCGTTCTTTGACAAATGCTTCATCCACCAAGCCTTCATCAATAATAACCTTTAATAATCCATTAGCTAGTGCTGCATCCATTCCCGGTTTGACCTTAAGATGCAAATCCGCAAGTTGTGTTGTTGGTGTTTCTCTTGGATCAATCGCAATAATATAAGCTCCATTTTCTTTTGCTTTTTCAAAATAAGGCATAATCGTTGGCTGACATTCAGCAATATTTGTTCCTGCTAACATAATCACTCGAGTGAATGGTATCTCTTTTAATGAGTTGGTAAGACCGCGATCTAATCCAAATGTTTGATTTGCTGCAGTAGCTGCTGCTGACATACAAAGTCGTCCATTGTAATCAATATATGGCGTTTTTAGTGCTACTCTTGCAAATTTCCCTAGAAGGTATGCTTCTTCATTTGTGATCGATGCACTGCCATAAATCGATAAAGCCTCATGTCCATCCACTGCTTGGATTTCCTCAAACTGCTTTTTGATATGCTGAAGAGCTTCGTCCCATGTAATTCGAACAAATTCTCCCTCCACTTTCAGTAACGGATGCAAAATTCGATCTTGATGGAACGGGTGCTGGTGGGCATTCATTCCTTTAATACATAATCTTCCTTGTGATGTTGGGTTATCTTTCCCTATTGTTTTATACGTTTTTCTTGAGACGATCGACTGCTCAATCAACTGCATTTTACATTGCATACTGCAAAATGGACATTGAGTATCATACACTTTTTCTGTTTGGACCTCTTGTTGCTTTGTCCTGAAATACTTTAATAATAAATCGGTCAAGGCACATCCATCCTTTTTTCAATTAATCTTTACATCTAGTTATATTTTTTCAACAGTTGGCATCATCTCTACTTCAAGTCTTTCTACCAACTGATTACAAAGAGTTTCTTCAAATAACACTTCTCTTATATGAATGATTCCAACACGATTTCTCCATTCGCTTATTTTTTCTAAATAATTGGCTGTTTCCCGATAATACTGAACAAATCCACAGATTAATCTTTTTGCCTCATCATGATCACTTGCTATGCTAAATAGCTCTCCTTGCTGTAAATCTGGGGAATAACTTCCTCCAACATACATTTCCCAGCCTCTTTCCACTCCAACTACATGAATATCATTTGTCCTCATTTCTAAGTCATTATGCTTGCATGGAGACACGCTTAACTTAATTTCATGCGGCGTTAAGATCAATTCCAATTCCTTTTCTAGTAGAATTGATAGTTGTAATGATGCTTCTGTATGACATTGACAATTTTTTTCACTGTAGTAGGTGTTCACATGATGGATTGTATGAATGTTCACCGGACGTAAACGTATTCCTAAGTCTTTACATACAGCTCCGATATCTTCTTGCATAATTCCTTTTAATTGGAATCGTTGTTCAGTTGTTAGACCAACGTCTGTTAGTTGATATTTCTCCATAACAGCAGCAATGTTTCGTAATTGCTCAGCTGATACTTTTCCTCCAAACGTTTGTGGGATAATGGAATAAGTTCCATCACTCATGTGCTGAGCTTTTAAGTTATCATTCATATAGAAGAATTGATTTTTTCCTGCATGATCTGGGTAAATCATAGCTAAATAATATTGAATAGCTGATACACAGTCCGCACATCCTTCTAAAGAAAGCCAGTTTAGCTGGGTAAAAACATCTTGTAATGAAGAAAGATTTTTTTGTTGAATTTGTAAAACTACTTCATCTTCTGTAAGTGTGGTACAAGCACATAATGACTCTCTCTCAAACAATTCGTCACATTCGTCACTTTGAATATAATCAAGCAAATCTGACAAAAGTAGTTTACAGCCACCGCAGGAACTTGATGCTTTTGTACATTGCTTTACTTCCTGAACAGTTGTTAATTCATTCTGCTGAACAGCTTCAATAATTGTCCCTTTTGTCACACCATTACAGTTACAGATCATTTCACTTTGTTTCATTGATTTGAAACTAGAAGAATCTTTATCTGCTGATTGCAGGAGCTGCCTCTTCTCTTCATCACTAACATGCTTTCTTTTGACAATAAAATCGAGGAGCTTTGACTGATTCTTTGTTTCCCCATATAAAACAGCTCCAGCGATAATGTCGCCGCGAAAGATGATTTTTTTATAAACAGAATGTATTTCATTTAACATAGTTAAGGATTTAGTTGAGGAATCTTCCGTAAAATCCCCTACAGAAAAAAGCTCCACCCCAGGCACCTTTAAGCTTGTTGATAAAACAGATCCCTCATATCCTTGAGGATTTAACTGACAAAGATGTTTTGCTAAAACTTGCCCCTGTTCATAAAGCGGTTTTACTAAACCATAGACAATCCCCTTATGCTCAACACATTCACCAACTGCGTAAATATCACTAACACTTGTTTCCATAAAATCATTCACAACAATTCCCCGGTTTGTTCTTATCCCACTTTTCTTCGCTAAAACGGTATTAGGGATAATACCTACAGACATCACAACTAAATCAGCATCTACAGAAGTACCATCGGTAAATGTTATTGCGTTCACTCGTTTATCTCCTCTTATTTGTTCGGTCACTTTTCCTAAAAGAAACTCAATTCCTTGTCGCTCTAGCTGATGCTGAAGCATTTCTGAAGAGACCGAATCAAGCTGACGCTGCATGAGGTACTCTGTATTGTGAACAACCTTTACATTAAGACCTAGATTTACCAAGCCTCTTGCCGCCTCTAGACCTAATACTCCTCCACCAATTACGACTGCATTTTTATATTGTTTTGCGGTCTCTAGAATATTTTTACAGTCCTCAATCGTACGAAATGTCACGACTCCCTCTTTTTCAACCCCTGGTATCGGAAGTACAAAAGGTGACGATCCGGTGGCTACTATTAATTTGTCATAAGATAAGGCATGATTTTTATCCGTAACAACTACCTTTTTTTCCGTATTAATTTCTGTTGCTGTTTCCCCGGAAAACAGGGTGATATCATTTTCTTCATACCATTTAGCATCATTAATCGTGATATCCTGAAACCTTGCTTCTCCTTGTAGAACTGAAGATAATAAAATCCGATTATAATTATGGTGGGGTTCACTGCCAATAATGGAGATGTTATATAGCTCTGGGTTATGCTTTAAAATTTCTTCAACACAGCGAACTCCTGCCATTCCGTTACCGATTACCACCAATTTCCGCCTCATGTTCACCCTCCAGCATTTATTCTCTGATTTTTAACATAAAATCATTATTTCATATATTAGTTAAAATCTAACTATTTACGTTAGATATCCTCACATAAATTCTATGTTTCTACTATATGAATTTTTGGTGTTATAAAGAAATATCTTAAATAAATATTTTCATGTCACATTTGTTTACAAGTATCTTTCCTACTTCTTTTTTGCCAAATATAATAACACCATGCAATAAGTCAGAAAATTTTAATAAGTACAAAAAACCAAGGAAATTTGAAAGGAGATTTAACATGAAACTATCGGATTTAAAAACTAGTGGTCACCCGAAAACACTCTTTTCCTCGTTTCTGTATTTTGATGTTAGCTTTATGATTTGGGTTATGCTTGGGGCACTTGGGGTGTTTATTACACAAGATTTTGGTCTTTCTCCATCACAAAAAGGATTGATTGTGGCAATTCCAATTCTTGCAGGTTCATTTTTCCGAATTGTTTTAGGAATTTTAACAGATCGGTTTGGTCCAAAGAAGACTGCTACTTTAGGAATGTCAATTACAGCTATTCCATTGCTGTGGGGTTTACTTGCCGGAAATACAATGCCAGAACTATTTATGATTGGGATATTGTTGGGGGTAGCAGGTGCCAGCTTTGCCGTTGCCTTACCAATGGCAAG
This Metabacillus endolithicus DNA region includes the following protein-coding sequences:
- the nirB gene encoding nitrite reductase large subunit NirB produces the protein MRRKLVVIGNGMAGVRCVEEILKHNPELYNISIIGSEPHHNYNRILLSSVLQGEARFQDITINDAKWYEENDITLFSGETATEINTEKKVVVTDKNHALSYDKLIVATGSSPFVLPIPGVEKEGVVTFRTIEDCKNILETAKQYKNAVVIGGGVLGLEAARGLVNLGLNVKVVHNTEYLMQRQLDSVSSEMLQHQLERQGIEFLLGKVTEQIRGDKRVNAITFTDGTSVDADLVVMSVGIIPNTVLAKKSGIRTNRGIVVNDFMETSVSDIYAVGECVEHKGIVYGLVKPLYEQGQVLAKHLCQLNPQGYEGSVLSTSLKVPGVELFSVGDFTEDSSTKSLTMLNEIHSVYKKIIFRGDIIAGAVLYGETKNQSKLLDFIVKRKHVSDEEKRQLLQSADKDSSSFKSMKQSEMICNCNGVTKGTIIEAVQQNELTTVQEVKQCTKASSSCGGCKLLLSDLLDYIQSDECDELFERESLCACTTLTEDEVVLQIQQKNLSSLQDVFTQLNWLSLEGCADCVSAIQYYLAMIYPDHAGKNQFFYMNDNLKAQHMSDGTYSIIPQTFGGKVSAEQLRNIAAVMEKYQLTDVGLTTEQRFQLKGIMQEDIGAVCKDLGIRLRPVNIHTIHHVNTYYSEKNCQCHTEASLQLSILLEKELELILTPHEIKLSVSPCKHNDLEMRTNDIHVVGVERGWEMYVGGSYSPDLQQGELFSIASDHDEAKRLICGFVQYYRETANYLEKISEWRNRVGIIHIREVLFEETLCNQLVERLEVEMMPTVEKI